One part of the Mariniflexile litorale genome encodes these proteins:
- the priA gene encoding primosomal protein N', which yields MPYFIDIIIPVPLQKLFTYSITTAEAQFLKPGIRVSVPFGKSKIYTGIVVKIHSEAPTAYDAKEIHQILDEVPIVNEKQLKLWHWIANYYMCTLGDVMRAALPSAFVLESETIITKHTKTIDASILQDDEFLVYEALQHQSSLKIHDISNILDKKNVLPVIKRLIEKDAIAVEEEVYEKYKPKLVRYVKMHPHYTSEVSLQKLLEDLSRAPKQHQVILTLFSISATTKKPVKVADLSKESGASPAIIKSLIDKGILEEYFIQTDRVQYSGEDNEDSKNLNEYQNTALTEIKESFKEQSVVLLHGVTSSGKTEVYVKLIEEALNEGRQVLYLLPEIALTAQLITRLQNYFGEQVAVFHSKYSSHERVEVWNHVLNNSTKAQIVLGARSSIFLPFHSLGLIIVDEEHEQSFKQFDPAPRYHARDTAVVLAHIHEAKTLLGSATPSLESFFNAKQNKYGFVEITKRFNDVLMPDIELVDIKDKLKKKRMKGHFSDRLVEEMTETLREGHQIILFQNRRGFSPIVECHTCGHSPQCPNCDVSLTYHQFRDQLRCHYCGFVEIMPKNCRACGSPELDNKGFGTEQIEEEVKLLFPDHKVARMDLDTTRGKYGYEKIITALEQQEIDILVGTQMLTKGLDFRNVKLVGIMNADNMLNFPDFRAHERSFQLMLQVSGRAGRTEERGKVLIQTYNPLHNILQQVSTNNYMDMYNEQMNERYNYKYPPIFKQIKITLKHKDFSRVDTAATWYAKSLRNVFGDFILGPESPPIARIRNQFHKNILVKIPKKQSLSKTKEAIIKINNSFLSVKDFRSVKVILNVDNF from the coding sequence ATGCCATATTTTATAGACATTATAATACCTGTACCGCTTCAAAAGTTATTTACTTATAGTATAACCACTGCCGAAGCTCAATTTTTAAAACCAGGTATACGTGTGTCTGTTCCTTTCGGAAAATCTAAAATTTACACGGGAATTGTTGTTAAAATTCATTCGGAAGCACCAACAGCTTATGATGCGAAAGAGATTCATCAAATTTTGGATGAAGTCCCTATAGTAAATGAAAAGCAATTAAAGTTGTGGCACTGGATAGCTAATTATTATATGTGTACACTAGGAGACGTGATGCGTGCTGCTTTACCAAGTGCCTTTGTGTTAGAAAGTGAAACCATAATAACAAAGCATACCAAAACTATTGATGCGTCTATTTTACAAGATGATGAGTTTTTAGTTTATGAAGCATTACAACATCAATCATCATTAAAAATCCATGACATTTCTAATATTCTGGATAAAAAAAATGTGCTTCCCGTTATCAAACGATTGATTGAAAAGGATGCCATTGCTGTAGAAGAAGAAGTATATGAAAAGTACAAACCAAAGTTAGTACGTTATGTTAAGATGCATCCTCATTATACTTCTGAAGTTTCGTTGCAGAAATTATTAGAAGATTTAAGTAGAGCGCCTAAACAGCACCAAGTAATTTTAACCTTGTTTTCTATTTCAGCCACCACAAAAAAACCAGTGAAAGTCGCCGATTTATCCAAAGAGAGTGGTGCTTCACCAGCAATAATTAAATCGTTGATTGATAAAGGCATTCTTGAAGAATATTTTATTCAAACCGATCGGGTTCAATATTCAGGGGAAGATAACGAAGATTCAAAAAATCTAAACGAGTATCAAAATACAGCATTAACCGAAATAAAAGAATCGTTTAAAGAACAATCTGTTGTGCTACTTCATGGTGTGACTTCTTCAGGAAAAACGGAAGTGTATGTGAAACTTATTGAAGAGGCTTTGAATGAAGGACGTCAGGTTTTATATCTATTGCCTGAAATTGCATTAACAGCGCAATTAATCACCCGTTTACAGAATTATTTTGGTGAACAAGTAGCGGTGTTTCATTCTAAATATTCATCGCATGAACGGGTTGAGGTTTGGAATCATGTTTTAAACAATTCCACAAAAGCGCAAATAGTATTAGGAGCGCGTTCCTCGATATTTTTACCATTCCATAGTTTAGGATTGATAATTGTAGATGAAGAACACGAACAATCCTTTAAACAATTTGATCCAGCACCACGCTATCATGCACGGGATACAGCCGTTGTTTTGGCACATATTCACGAAGCTAAAACGCTTTTAGGTTCTGCAACGCCCAGTTTAGAAAGTTTCTTTAATGCGAAACAAAATAAATATGGTTTTGTAGAAATCACAAAACGATTTAATGATGTTTTAATGCCAGATATTGAGCTGGTCGACATTAAAGATAAGTTGAAAAAGAAACGCATGAAAGGGCATTTTAGCGATCGACTTGTTGAAGAAATGACCGAAACTTTACGCGAAGGCCATCAAATTATATTATTTCAAAACCGCCGCGGGTTTTCGCCTATTGTAGAATGTCATACCTGTGGGCATTCACCACAATGTCCAAATTGTGATGTGAGTTTAACGTATCATCAATTTAGAGATCAACTGCGCTGTCATTATTGTGGATTTGTTGAAATAATGCCTAAAAATTGTAGAGCCTGTGGGAGTCCTGAACTAGACAACAAAGGTTTTGGAACTGAACAGATAGAAGAAGAAGTTAAACTGCTATTTCCAGATCATAAAGTAGCCAGGATGGACCTAGATACCACGCGAGGTAAATATGGTTACGAAAAAATTATTACAGCTTTAGAGCAACAGGAAATCGATATTTTGGTAGGTACACAAATGCTTACTAAAGGCTTGGATTTTAGAAACGTAAAATTGGTGGGTATTATGAATGCTGATAATATGTTAAACTTTCCAGATTTTAGAGCGCACGAACGCAGTTTTCAGCTAATGCTTCAAGTGTCGGGTAGAGCAGGACGTACCGAAGAGCGTGGAAAGGTTTTAATTCAAACATACAACCCCCTTCATAATATTTTACAGCAGGTTTCTACTAATAATTATATGGATATGTATAACGAGCAAATGAACGAGCGTTATAATTACAAATATCCTCCCATTTTTAAACAAATAAAAATCACTTTAAAACATAAAGATTTTAGTAGGGTAGATACCGCTGCCACTTGGTATGCGAAATCGTTACGAAATGTATTTGGAGATTTTATTTTAGGCCCCGAATCGCCACCAATTGCTAGAATTAGAAATCAGTTTCATAAAAACATTTTGGTAAAAATACCTAAGAAGCAATCCTTATCAAAAACAAAAGAAGCTATCATTAAAATAAATAATAGCTTTTTAAGTGTAAAAGATTTTCGGTCGGTTAAAGTAATTTTAAATGTCGATAACTTTTAA